AGCTATAGAGGCTTGATGTACAAAATTTGTTGGGATTTTCTActaataaaggaaaatttcactGAATCAAGGATTGCAAACGCATGGATGAGCTTCGTTCAGTGTATCAATCGGAAACCAATCTCTAGGATTTAGTTTGAAGAAGTAGAGTgataaaaaagtgaagattcGGAAGCGAAGCCCTGAGAGATTGATTCACGTCACAGATGGTTTGCCGAATTTTCATTGCAGTCGTTAGGAAATCATTACTGAAGTCGTAAAAGTCCTAAATAATGTTGTTTGTCCCTGCGCTAATCAATAATTCGCGCGCAATGTTTTCTTATGCGCACGTTATCGATCAGCTTAGACCTATAGACCTAGTCCACGAACTTTTTGTGcatttgcagatttttccCGCGCATGTTCACCTAGCTCAGGAATCCATGGTAATAAACTGAACAAAATTTCCAACTATTCCTAACTAGCCTAAGcgtaataaatgtaataataattatagcgtaattgagcgtaataaataaataaataaataaatagagtaatgtaggtgaattatttattattgaacGTATACAagacaaaattaaataatttttttttcaaaattaaaacaaatgtAAAATGCTGCTGCTATACCTCGACGTTGACGACAGTGGGCGTCATGCCATTTTCGATAGGTATTGATTGTAGGCGGGCAGTTATGTCGATCAACCCGGCCACAGTCCCTGCCTTCAGAAAATGACGTCACTACAGCGACAAGAGTATAGCGGTCCATCTCATACTGAACATACGCACTGCATagatatcgatttttttagaTCGAAGTTCTACGTCAAGTagagaaagcaaaacaaaaagaaaggcgTGAAATGCGCAGATTATTCCGCGAACAAGAAGAACGTAagcgtaaaaaaatggaacaaggATTGAAACGACCAGGTGGCACCAGCGGCGTAACGGGTATGAGTTGAATGCGAAGAGAGAGTCTCACCATCATAACTCCTCTATCAGTCCTCAAGTTTTAGAACGTATGACCAAAGTTGCGCCGCCACTTCCATTTAAAGCTGAAATTCGTCAACTACCAACCGGTGAAATGTATGCCGTACGTGAATGGATCTATGATCGTGTTCGTAAGAGCAGCCCAAAGAGATCCGTGCCAAAAGTGCCGCCGTCCACGGAACCATCGCCGGCACTTGAGATGGGCGAAAAGCAGAAAAGTTTGAGCTTGCAGGAGATTAGAAAACCAAGCCTTGAAGAAATGGTAAGATTCCGAGTTAGCAATTACTTTCTTATATAGATTTCCCGAAGGCAtaagcccacgaatctgaggtggtatggatttccgatggacaaactgtatacggggtcgtagattgcggaatcaggggtgtttccgctcatctttccctaatcgtagtGAAAAAAGCTGGGTGAAAGACTTTTCACGACGAtatcagttgcaacgcacttcccttgtacacgcgccgccgcaaccagctgcgcagcggtcgtggtatggatttccgatggacaaactctataGAGGGTCGTAGCTTGCAGGATCAAAGGCGGTTCacctcatctctccctaatcgtagaaaaaaaaacggcatgaagactccgtttttcacgacgatttcagttgcaacgcgccaccgctgtacacgcgccgcatccagctgcgcagcggtcgaaggCCAGTTAGTTCACCttgactgcctattcaagtgaaacctatgaataggttgctgaggggatcAGAACGTatgcatagaggagcgttctaacgtttctcgtaggaactgaagtggttcccacgctgtttttttttaggacgattagggagaaatgaacggaaccacccttgatCCCGCAATATACAGCTtcatttctagcttttcccacAGTTTccttcaccacatcagattcgtgggattcgctgcctttaacagttTATGCGAATACAAATGATCATCAGAACCTGTTTGGGTTACATATCCAGAAGAAAGGTGGCTGGAAGTGATCGCAACAGAGGCATATTGAAACTTTCTCTGCTCTTCTAGCCTAGAACTGAAAACTCTCTGCATATTCAGAGTTTCTAGAAGTCTCGACattttgattttctatttaaattATGTTCAAAAATTATCAGTTTTCATCGAACTTGAACTTACAGCCACCGTAATCAAATCCGTTAAGCCAGCAGTACGCGAAGTTGGCGAGCCACGAGATGACGTAACAGATCGTGATGTTTCTTCGTTAGAACCTTGCGATATAGAATCATACATAGAACAACCGAATAAATCGAAATTCACCTACACAGCACTTCCATCTGATTCTCGAATAGAAGCTAAGGTGATCCTTTTTTGTATAAGAAtagaattttgcatttttagaaTATTTCAGAGATTTATTCTTGCAGGAACCTTTGAATGTAGAAGGATCAATAAAATTGGAGGATGATGGACGATCAGCGAAAGTTGTGGCTTATATTAGTGTAGGATGACGACAAATCTGGAATAGTGCATACGAAACTAAGACAGACATAAAGATTAATCTTTAGACACTTGATTTATGAGTAACTAAGTGTAATAAATTGTTTGAATGGGTCATCGTAGCATCTAATTGCAAATACTTATGTTTACGCAAGGAACCGCGACGCGTGCGCCAACCTGCGCACTCTCTCACCCAGCAGGAAATTATGTGTCCTGTGGATCTACCAAACATGTCTCTACGTAGGCGTGatccagtcgttcatggagaCGCAGAAAATAATCCCAGATGCTCTTCTGGCCATGGAAACGCGGAGAACTACACAGTTACGAGGAATTATGAAAGGTATGGTGGTCAGAGTGGTCGAAATTACAGAATAATTATCCCTATAACCTAACATATCTCATATATCCTTTAGAATAATTGTAAGGGccaattaattaactaattaaaaaGTAATCAACTAAAACTAGTCactaaaaatcaattaaaatcaaattcagATCAATTAATCGATTGAGATTAAAATGCACTTAATAATAGATGACATTTTTCGTGGTAGTTTACTAGGGGAGAGGAGGGGATTTTGTCTACATAATACTCTCAGGAAGTGTGGAAATCTTTGAAAgtgaacacttttttctaagaggtcaaaaatacagaaaatatttCCCTTAAACACCTATTTTCGAGCGTACGaccagctttttttaaatcacttttttcagttcctttttattcacttcttccaTAAACAGCAACATTATTCGGAAGTTTCACATGGAGAGAACGCTTGGAACTTACAGTATATCAATAATCTTGGTCCCCCTAACTTTTAAGATTTCAATTCGTGAAGGTTAGACCTCAGTAACTCACCTTTTCGTATGGTTTGCATGACCAGCTGAACTTaggaaaacacttttttgttaattttttaaaaatatttctgctgTCATAGCCCCTTTCCAAAGACCTCCATTagtagggattttttttttcaattacgcCCAATTATACGAAGAAACGCAGCCAATCTCTACGAACTAAAATCCTAGAGTCGACCaagccaaaagaaaaaaaactagtgggAAAAATTCCCTAAGATTTTAAGATCATGCAATTCTACTCATGCGATCTGatataaaaaagaacgaaattatcaaaaactcaaagaaaaatgagctCTGAGGAGCTTGTCGTGTCCTGTGGGGGGCGGCTTTGCGTCCACTTTGCGCCGAGGACGTAATGCGTCACTACGTTGCTGCATTTTCGACGCCGAGTGTACGCAGCGATTTTCGCAGAAGAACGAACGTTATTTTCAAACCAGTCAACCAATTACTTAGTTGTTAGATGCCAATAACGTAAAGTGTtaggcgagtgtagcgcagtcggcaagaggtccGCTATAGTCGCacggtcgacggttcgaaaccgccctagtgccaaccaggAGTTTCATCCTTCATGGACCGATAAATTattaccagacttgtctgggaggataaaaacactgacttgacacatggGCTGGCCCCCTCAATTTATTGTTGGAGGCCAATAcgcattccaaaacctcagcgattacgaattacagtaaaatgcgttggcgcatcccaagcggattgaaacgccagtgactttatccgtTTTTATCACGTGCTAAATATcgtaatttttgatttgatgtTATCGGTTTGCCGTTTTCGCTGCTGTAGGTTCATTTCTACTTTCAGTCGGACGTAAACGGTTTTTAACAGAAAACTGATGGGATGCTTGTGATTCTTTCATTGATAATGTGTAAgtgcttttttgtttaaatctAACGAATCGCGCTCACAGCTTTTCCCCAATCAACTCTTCCGACGTCTTGCGTGTCTGCTATTCTTCATCGTTCTCTTCGATTTATTagagattttctgtttttctttttcagatctGCTCTTCTATATTTTCATGCTTTCCTGTATCATTATTACATGTGGCGCTGACAAGAATCGGGAGAAAGTGCATGTGGAAAGAAGACAAGTATGAAATACATCCATTCGTACAGTGGTAGTACATCCGGAGCTGCTTGATACACTGGCTCTCACTAAAACTCCACACTTATGGTgtatatttaaaggcatcacctcacgaatctgaggtggtgcagatttcagtggagtattcttataaggggtagtagattctggagaggagggtgattccgtccatttcttcctaattgccgtaaaaaaacggcctggaagatgcgcgctccaatcaaactccttgtaggaaatagtgcgccggaacgctcgaatccgtatcttctgggaggtttttacgccaattagaaagaaatggacggaatcatccactTCTCCTTCaactacgatcccgtatatgaatactccgcCAGAAGCCcctaccactccagattcgcggggtgatgcctttaattagtaGTAATTAGTTAACCACTAATTCTGGAGTAGGTGGAATCTTTAAAGGGAATTCTATAGGAACTGAAGAATCGACAACGAGATGCTATGCTATCAGGTCGTCCTGTGCAGACGGTGATTGAGGAAGTGGAACCGCTTATGATGCGTTCAACATCCAGGTACAACAATAAGGTCACTGTAGTTattgaaagtgaaatttttctaatttttgaagc
This window of the Necator americanus strain Aroian chromosome III, whole genome shotgun sequence genome carries:
- a CDS encoding hypothetical protein (NECATOR_CHRIII.G9173.T2), yielding MPIGKGVRQGESISPKLFTAALQWIMQSLLGKKEAYMITGWLSISYEEMANNTSKFPEFILEKEFQCHNTALIKDVVCKTIHRFVNHPQDVRLSITVSFQPHDLSNEASHEQEAIAVIQVDKPGNFYPGGHEQRIRDKEIEVLRQVEKAKQKERREMRRLFREQEERKRKKMEQGLKRPGGTSGVTERMTKVAPPLPFKAEIRQLPTGEMYAVREWIYDRVRKSSPKRSVPKVPPSTEPSPALEMGEKQKSLSLQEIRKPSLEEMPAVREVGEPRDDVTDRDVSSLEPCDIESYIEQPNKSKFTYTALPSDSRIEAKEPLNVEGSIKLEDDGRSAKVVAYISVG
- a CDS encoding hypothetical protein (NECATOR_CHRIII.G9173.T1), which translates into the protein MEAILLLIEFIVQFSSKSWANNTSKFPEFILEKEFQCHNTALIKDVVCKTIHRFVNHPQDVRLSITVSFQPHDLSNEASHEQEAIAVIQVDKPGNFYPGGHEQRIRDKEIEVLRQVEKAKQKERREMRRLFREQEERKRKKMEQGLKRPGGTSGVTERMTKVAPPLPFKAEIRQLPTGEMYAVREWIYDRVRKSSPKRSVPKVPPSTEPSPALEMGEKQKSLSLQEIRKPSLEEMPAVREVGEPRDDVTDRDVSSLEPCDIESYIEQPNKSKFTYTALPSDSRIEAKEPLNVEGSIKLEDDGRSAKVVAYISVG